In Halorientalis sp. LT38, a genomic segment contains:
- the uvrA gene encoding excinuclease ABC subunit UvrA yields the protein MTKDHIEVRGAEEHNLKDVDVTVPREELTVVTGLSGSGKSSLAFETIYAEGQRRYIESLSAYARNFLGQMDKPQVETVEGLSPAISIDQKNAANNPRSTVGTVTELHDYLRLLYARVGTPHCPDCGREVGEQSAQNMVSRILDLPEGTRAKIAAPVVRDQKGAFEDLFDELVSDGYARVEVDGETFDLTMNRPELDENYDHTIDVVVDRVKISDDARSRITDSVETALEEGEGIIKVILPDPPEDVEIGGATARSTGDLADADGEDDASAADRLVVEFSEDLACTHCGIDISEIETRSFSFNSPHGACPECEGIGSTKEVSEDLVVQDPSKPLKDVFEPWSYNRTYYSRQLDNVAEHFGVSLTTPFEDLDPEIRRQFLYGTDDVVHFQWTTKNGTREKTERFEGVIENLERRYVETDSDRARDHIEDYMAVTTCPACEGTRLKAESRAVLVDGVSITAVNRMSIGDALAHFEGMEDHLDDRDTKIAEEILKEIRARLGFMCEVGLEYLTLDREASTLSGGESQRIRLATQIGSGLVGVLYVLDEPSIGLHQRDNDRLLNTLEELRDLGNTLLVVEHDTETMRRADRVIDMGPGPGKQGGEVVVNGTVEELKNTPESITGDYLAGDRYIEVPEERRDPDGHVTIEGARQHNLSDVDVDLPLGAFTAITGVSGSGKSTLMHDVLYKGLARQMNDNTSVDPGEHDAIEGLDQIETVRLIDQSPIGRTPRSNPATYTNVFDHIRELFAETNLANQRGYEVGRFSFNVKGGRCEACGGQGTVKIDMNFLSDVTVPCEECGGARYNDETLDVTYKDKTIADVLEMSVAEAYDFFESHPQIRRRLELLKDVGLGYMRLGQPSTTLSGGEAQRVKLAEELGKKDSGETLYLLDEPTTGLHPEDERKLIDVLHRLTDDGNTVVVIEHELDLVKNADHVVDLGPEGGENGGDVVATGTPEQVARTDESHTGRYLRDLLPAVDLEGPRSDRELAASEVEADAEATGTGDD from the coding sequence ATGACGAAAGACCACATCGAGGTCCGCGGGGCCGAGGAACACAACCTCAAGGACGTCGACGTGACCGTCCCTCGCGAGGAGCTGACGGTCGTTACGGGGCTGTCGGGGTCGGGGAAGTCCTCGCTCGCCTTCGAGACCATCTACGCCGAGGGCCAGCGGCGCTACATCGAGTCCCTCTCCGCCTACGCGCGCAACTTCCTGGGCCAGATGGACAAGCCCCAGGTCGAGACCGTCGAGGGCCTCTCGCCCGCCATCTCCATCGACCAGAAAAACGCCGCCAACAACCCCCGCTCGACGGTCGGAACAGTGACGGAACTCCACGACTACCTCCGGCTCCTCTACGCCCGCGTCGGCACCCCGCACTGTCCGGACTGCGGCCGGGAAGTCGGCGAGCAGAGCGCCCAGAACATGGTCTCCCGGATCCTCGACCTCCCCGAGGGCACCCGGGCGAAGATCGCCGCCCCCGTCGTCCGCGACCAGAAGGGCGCCTTCGAGGACCTCTTCGACGAACTCGTGAGCGACGGGTACGCCCGCGTCGAGGTCGACGGCGAGACCTTCGACCTCACGATGAACAGGCCAGAACTGGACGAGAACTACGACCACACCATCGACGTGGTCGTCGACCGGGTGAAGATCAGCGACGACGCCCGCTCGCGGATCACCGACTCCGTCGAGACCGCCCTCGAGGAGGGCGAGGGGATCATCAAGGTGATCCTCCCCGACCCGCCCGAGGACGTCGAGATCGGCGGCGCGACGGCCAGGTCGACGGGCGACCTCGCCGACGCCGACGGCGAGGACGACGCGTCCGCCGCCGACCGTCTCGTCGTCGAGTTCTCCGAGGATCTGGCCTGCACCCACTGCGGCATCGACATCTCCGAGATCGAGACTCGCTCCTTCTCCTTCAACTCCCCCCACGGGGCCTGCCCCGAGTGTGAGGGAATCGGCTCGACAAAGGAGGTCAGCGAGGACCTGGTGGTCCAGGACCCCTCGAAACCACTCAAAGACGTCTTCGAGCCCTGGAGCTACAACCGGACGTACTACTCGCGTCAGCTGGACAACGTCGCCGAGCACTTCGGCGTCTCGCTGACGACCCCCTTCGAGGACCTCGATCCCGAGATCCGGCGGCAGTTCCTCTACGGCACCGACGACGTCGTCCACTTCCAGTGGACCACCAAGAACGGGACTCGCGAGAAAACCGAGCGGTTCGAGGGCGTGATCGAGAACCTCGAACGGCGCTACGTCGAGACCGACAGCGACCGGGCCCGGGATCACATCGAGGACTACATGGCCGTCACGACCTGCCCGGCCTGCGAGGGGACGCGGCTCAAGGCCGAGTCACGGGCCGTCCTCGTCGACGGCGTCTCCATCACCGCGGTCAACCGGATGTCCATCGGCGACGCCCTCGCGCACTTCGAGGGGATGGAAGACCACCTGGACGACCGGGACACCAAGATCGCCGAGGAGATCCTCAAGGAGATCCGCGCCCGCCTCGGCTTCATGTGCGAGGTCGGCCTGGAGTACCTCACCCTCGACCGGGAGGCCTCCACGCTCTCGGGCGGAGAGAGCCAGCGCATCCGGCTGGCCACCCAGATCGGCTCCGGCCTCGTGGGCGTGCTCTACGTCCTCGACGAGCCCTCGATCGGCCTGCACCAGCGGGACAACGACCGCCTGCTGAACACCCTCGAGGAACTGCGGGACCTGGGCAACACCCTGCTGGTCGTCGAACACGACACCGAGACGATGCGCCGGGCCGACCGGGTCATCGACATGGGGCCCGGCCCGGGCAAGCAGGGCGGCGAGGTCGTCGTCAACGGCACCGTCGAGGAGCTCAAGAACACCCCGGAGTCCATCACCGGTGACTACCTCGCGGGCGACCGCTACATCGAGGTCCCCGAGGAGCGCCGCGACCCCGACGGCCACGTCACGATCGAGGGGGCGCGCCAGCACAACCTCTCGGACGTGGACGTCGACCTGCCGCTGGGCGCATTCACGGCCATCACCGGCGTCTCCGGGTCCGGGAAGTCCACCCTGATGCACGACGTGCTCTACAAGGGCCTCGCCCGGCAGATGAACGACAACACGTCCGTGGACCCCGGTGAGCACGACGCCATCGAGGGTCTCGATCAGATCGAGACCGTCCGGCTGATCGATCAGTCGCCCATCGGCCGCACGCCCCGGTCCAACCCGGCGACCTACACCAACGTCTTCGACCACATCCGCGAGCTGTTCGCGGAGACCAACCTCGCTAACCAGCGGGGCTACGAGGTGGGCCGGTTCTCGTTCAACGTCAAGGGCGGCCGCTGCGAGGCCTGCGGCGGGCAGGGGACGGTCAAGATCGACATGAACTTCCTCAGCGACGTGACGGTCCCCTGTGAGGAGTGTGGCGGGGCCCGCTACAACGACGAGACGCTGGACGTCACGTACAAGGACAAGACCATCGCGGACGTGCTGGAGATGAGCGTCGCCGAGGCCTACGACTTCTTCGAGAGCCACCCGCAGATCCGCCGCCGGCTGGAACTGCTGAAAGACGTCGGGCTGGGCTACATGCGGCTGGGCCAGCCCTCGACGACCCTGTCGGGCGGGGAGGCCCAGCGCGTCAAACTGGCCGAGGAACTGGGGAAGAAAGACAGCGGCGAGACGCTCTACCTGCTCGACGAGCCCACCACCGGGCTCCACCCCGAGGACGAACGGAAGCTGATCGACGTGCTCCACCGGCTCACCGACGACGGCAACACCGTCGTCGTGATCGAGCACGAACTCGACCTCGTGAAGAACGCCGACCACGTCGTCGACCTCGGCCCGGAGGGCGGCGAGAACGGCGGCGACGTCGTCGCCACCGGCACCCCCGAACAGGTCGCCCGGACCGACGAGTCACACACGGGGCGGTACCTTCGCGACCTGCTCCCCGCGGTCGATCTGGAGGGGCCGCGCAGCGACCGCGAACTGGCGGCTTCGGAGGTCGAGGCCGACGCCGAGGCGACCGGTACGGGTGATGACTGA
- a CDS encoding MinD/ParA family ATP-binding protein: MPATVYAVAGGKGGVGKTTTAANLAATLRATGREVVLVDADLAMSNLQGVTGIDHEPTVHDVLGGDAALEDAIVPESASELDAPGRLDLLPGTSDLDAFATADPSGITEVVDRLTGEYDVVVLDTASGVSRESAVPIEAADETVVMTTPDRAAVLDAKKTAEFVRGLDGSVAGLVVSRTCRGMTDDEIVDLVGVDRLATVPDLDAPGVDPLPPYRTLVVRLLLGQEVATDPAAVLDIEPGQTPRITDTLEPNPEPDGATGEAESPPTASTDGGSASETDGSAPETRSGDGQETDSSADEEGGDGGRLGRFVDAIGR, encoded by the coding sequence ATGCCAGCGACAGTGTATGCCGTTGCCGGCGGCAAGGGCGGTGTCGGCAAGACGACGACCGCGGCGAACCTCGCCGCGACGCTGCGGGCGACCGGTCGGGAGGTCGTGCTCGTGGACGCGGACCTGGCGATGTCGAACCTGCAGGGGGTGACCGGCATCGATCACGAGCCGACGGTACACGACGTGCTCGGGGGCGACGCGGCCCTCGAGGACGCGATCGTTCCGGAGTCGGCCTCGGAACTGGACGCCCCCGGACGGCTCGACCTGCTCCCCGGCACCAGCGACCTCGACGCCTTCGCGACGGCCGACCCGTCCGGGATCACCGAGGTCGTCGACCGCCTCACCGGAGAGTACGACGTCGTCGTCCTCGACACCGCAAGCGGCGTCTCCAGGGAGAGCGCCGTCCCGATCGAGGCCGCCGACGAGACCGTCGTGATGACGACGCCGGACCGTGCGGCGGTCCTCGACGCGAAGAAGACCGCCGAGTTCGTCCGCGGACTCGACGGGTCGGTCGCCGGCCTCGTCGTCTCGCGCACCTGCCGCGGCATGACGGACGACGAGATCGTCGACCTCGTCGGCGTCGACCGCCTCGCCACGGTCCCCGACCTCGACGCCCCCGGCGTCGACCCGCTACCCCCCTACCGCACGCTCGTCGTCCGCCTCCTGCTCGGCCAGGAGGTCGCGACCGACCCCGCCGCCGTCCTCGACATCGAACCCGGCCAGACCCCACGAATCACCGACACCCTCGAGCCGAACCCCGAACCCGACGGCGCCACCGGCGAAGCGGAAAGTCCGCCCACCGCTTCCACCGACGGCGGCTCAGCGAGCGAAACGGACGGGAGCGCACCGGAGACGCGATCCGGCGACGGCCAGGAGACGGACAGTTCGGCCGACGAGGAGGGCGGCGACGGCGGCCGCCTCGGCCGGTTCGTCGACGCCATCGGCCGCTAA